The genomic DNA TTATGTCACTAGTTAAAGCTGCTAAATACACATACATAAGCTAAATCATTCCAATATATTGTACACCCTCCAATTTTTTTAGCtgttattttaaagttaaatttttattctaTATTACTTATCGTTTTATATTTAGGATACAACtttttgaatcaaatttctaactttatttctaattttttagctaattaattatttgtagCAAGTGAAATAGTAtattaattaaagataaaacagaaaatttaattattttttaatatgtgtaaaaTTGTCTAGAacgataaataatatatttttttaaaatcttatctttACATATGGATTTTgagtataattaacaattttatattttactttaatcACACAGATTAAGGTTAAAACATGTTACCATTAactgaaatgaaaaaaacaaaaaattgggtacggacatatattttaaaaactttgatttattttttcgttgtttacttttatatttCAGTTATCTTAACTTAAAGATTCTAAAATTTTACTTCGAAGAAAAAATCAACTAACTAATTAGAATCATTCTTAATTAGTTGTATTCTTTTAATCCAAGAATActatttaaatatgtatatgtatattacgTGTTATGTGTGCAAAACAGACCTCAAGAATgtgtaattaaaacatttttaagcGTTTGTCAACGGAATGCATTATAAATTAGAGACATGGGAATCGTTGACCTAACCGACTAATCTATGATTGTCGTGCACGTctgcttatatttttaaaaccatttttattgttttcatttctgatttataaacttttacatccttttttttttcttttcgaaaacGGTTTTTGACGTCCTCtcaagaatttataaaattaaatctaaaattacaaaaaatgtcTCTGCTATAGTTTCATGCTATTTAGTAATTGGAGCTTGAACCATACTTAAAAATGTTCTAAGCATTTATTTTTCTGTAGAaggattacaaaaataaaattccgtATTTGAATCGTTTTCAGGTAAAGAGACACATGTTGGTTAATTTGCATGTTCTATTGTATTGCATCTATCAATTAATACGGTTCAAACGAagcttcattttctttttttttcttaaattatacgTGTTCCAACCACTATGTGTTTTTATAATGGTACGGGCGATATTAAATAGTATACTATATGTCGAGTTGAAAgtttaattattagttattggatgaaagaaaaatgtagaTATTTCTTTAACACTAAacaatatacagtaaaacctctataaattaataatgttggaccaagacattttattaatttatagtgatattaatttatctataaattaataattattaatttacactgtaaattaataattattaatttatagatatatttttaattgtttattttttttaaattatgaattggaacaattatagcaaaataagattaaactttcggatgttataaattttatggtttaggaattgaacttgtaatatttataaaacattattaacaataaattcaaatactataaacaaattgacttatacacatgacatacataaattcaaatttatgaataataataatattaattctcatattttaataatctgtctaattatcaaattgtaaatgatgcatatctaaaaattaaaactttaaaatttaattatttgtatgacatgttataaaatattttagagatatcattatagtttgaaaatacaacattacaaatgttctatagaaatgagttttaggagaaacatacactattatatcagtatatatatatatatataaatttacatgattattaatttatgatattattggaaccatattttacattgagatttcaaaaaaattattatcttattatcttatcgaatattgttaatttttacactgacccgacttgggaccaacaaaatttattaatttatagtgattattaatttatagagtattaatttatagaggttttactgtagaaGCCATTAACCATGATGTATGATAATTATTGTTACATTCGAGAAGAATTGGCTTTATTCATGCCAAAGATACGGAAAAAAAGATTTGGTCTTCCTTTAAGCTTGTAGAAGTCAATGTAACAAACCTCTGCgagataataaataatttattaacatCTACGAGCGAGATAAGTAACAGTTTGCGCTTTAATGTTAACAACATAAATCATCTAAATTGAAATCTGCATGATATATTACTGACAAGTAAATGTTTGATATTTGCATACACAATATCGATACGTGACAATAATTTGCCTCTGGcatatttgattatataataatCAAGTTTTGTTGAGTCCAACTGTCCAAGTATTATATCGTAATATACagtttaattaagtaatatttGTAAATTGTATGATCTAATTAAGTTGTGTGTTCGTATTCAGTTTTACTTATAGCGGCGGGAATCTATATGGTTGAAAAGTAAAATGAAGATTTGACCTATATAGGCGTCTTAAGATCATATAAGAATGTAAAATTAGTATTCTTCAAAGCATTGGACCGGGtaataattatgtaattagAATCTCAGTTTTAAATTGGAACTCAGGTAGATTGTTGTTAGTCTTCAAAACAAAgacttaaacaattttttttttttttttttttttgtatttaaaaggttttactaTATGGATTTATACACTTGTAGACCACCATcttgaaagtttttaaaattatagagtAACTTCGCAAAGAACTAAAAGACTCATGAAAGTTATTAAAATTGGATCAactatttctataaatttttacaCTCCCAGTCCCCagacaatatttttttacactagTTTTGTgttagtatataaaaaaaaatttaaccctGAAAAGTTGAAAGCTTCAGCATCTACAatgttagattttataattactttaatactaattaatttatattaaatgaaCTCTTCTGCATCATATCttccatatatttttaataatttagatattttctgagaccattttttttctttgtttgaacATATAATATGGATCATGTAATCTATTTACTCTGTACTTATTCCAAGCtaataacatttatttatcTGATATTTTTGATATGTTTAATCCACACCATCTTTTCCGTTTACACCATTCAAATCAGTAATTGAATCAATTTGTTGGCACGTGAAAGTAAAAGGGTATTCATCTGGTTACTTGACTTTTCTTGCAAAATGAACTTAAAATAATGCCCCAAGCCACTGGTCGTATCACGtaagatgatttggttgaggaTTTGATTCTTTTGGTTCGACCAATACATAAAACATTCAccatttctttatatttgtcatTCTTATCTGCACACAATATCATATTTCCTTCAAATCCACACCTAACTTATCTTATCGTTgctttaacaaataacaaactaataatattgtcagtgccaaataatatatatcatctaGTATTATTGTGTCATATGCCATCTGAGTCAACCCGTTCTACTTGGGGGGTTGTTTGTTTTATCCGAGGATCAAGTTTTGAAACTAAGATTAATGTTTACTATTGCTATTTTGCACCAGGAATTCTAGAAActgtctttttctcttttttgggtCAAGGAAAGAGTTACAAAGAGGAACATGACTCTTATCATTTCGTttaaattggatttttttttgttgtattttcattctgtataataaaaattgtttttttttttttttttttttttttttttttttttttttttttttNNNNNNNNNNNNNNNNNNNNNNNNNNNNNNNNNNNNNNNNNNNNNNNttttttttttttttttttttttttttttttttttttttttttgtaaaattatattagaaAGTCACAAATTATTGTGTGGCTAGTTCAGCATGTAGTCATGAAATTTTGGTTGTAGCCGTAAAAAATACTTTCGACTATGTTTCAAAGTTATAAGCGGGGTAATAAGGTACGATGACTATTTTGAAGTTGTTTGTAAAAGTGAGATTGATGATCTCTCGTCCAGTATTTTACACGCATAATCAAACTTTGATGAGTttgtgtatttatatttttatcacttTGCATGCTCTAGTGCTCTAACTAATTGTCTCACACATTGGGTATATCTTATGATGCTTATCTCAGTTGTAAGCATTtgatttgaaaatgaaaaatttatttgacaaaaaaagataCATGCAAAAACAGATACTTTTTACTTAGTAACATAGGCACTTAATTAAAAGAATATGTATTAGTTGCTAATATGTAATATCTTGGTCTACGTTCTGATCAGGCAGTATAGAGCTTCCGTCCACTTCCATGGCGGAGGACTCTTTTACATGGTTGATTCAAGGCCATCCAGCTGGAAACTATTACTCCAGCAAAACGTGGGAGGTTTTAAGACCAAGAGATGTTGAAAAAGACTGGGCTAAGCTGGTCTGGTTTAAAGGTGCTACGGCAAAGCATGCCTTCAATTTTTGGATTGCAAATCTGGACAGGCTACCAACTATGTCTCTCGCCTCATGGGCAGAGCCGTGGCTATgtagtaaaaaaagaaacattcgCTTCCTGccattattttggaaaaaaaattgaaggccctaatttttccaaaagtttattatgtatatttaggttcaaattaaaaaatattatatgttgtaAAAGAAAGAAGCGAGCAACgatgattttgaaaaaaaaagactaacaaTCACATGATCTTTTACAAAATCGTAATGCTTTTATCAATTTATGCTAAATGTTTACAAAATTGAAGCACATGATCTTTTTAGTACTAACTAACAATTTTGTTTATACAAGTTATGTAACTTGTTTTTTGccttcaaaattatgttttagaactaagattttggttttactctggttttttaattgctttaaaagttttatttttaatttaaattaaggccttttttttaaacatctcTTGCAGTCCATATAATCCTAGGCACGGTTCTGCTCATGGGATATGCAAGTTCAGGTAAACTGTTGCTTTTGCTCTATGGCAATCGAAACAAGAGATCACTTTTTTCTGCAGTGCCATTTCGCAAAGGTCATCTGGAACTCAGTTCAGAGACTGGTCTTCGCTCCTAAGCTGGACAAAGGCAAGCTTTCCTTCTTCCCCTTCTGTTTTGCGACTGCTCCTAGCTAGCTCAAGGAATAGTCTACAACATTTGGAGGTAGAGGAACAATCTTATTCACAACCAAGTCAGTAAGTCACCATGTTATCACAAACCATCTTCAAGCAGATAGACCGTCAAATCAAAAACTATATCACCGCAAGGAGCAACATGAAGCCTTTCCGTAACTTGATGCCTCTTTGGATTTAACCCAGTTGGTCACCTTAATTATCCTTCTGCAGGAAACTTTTTGTAAgtgttcttttgcttttttttttaaatcttttttagGGCAAAGAACACACTTCCGGTCTCATCTCGATGTAACACCaaacattttatatatgatattaaccTTTTAGcaaaacataatatgtaatatCTTATCTATTACCCTAAAGCTATTACGTcaaaattgatgtatatatatatataaagactgCTAGATAGTAATCTtgatcattgaatatatatgTGTGCTTTTCACGAATGTGAAGCTCCAATTTATTTGTTGCCTCCCATGGAAAATACAGCATTTGATGCTAAGAACGAGGTTACATATGATGTTTAAGAAAATTGAGCTCCTCTTCGATTATATATTTCCATAACTGAGaaacattaaattttgatatccgctttaacaaaaaaaaaaaaaaaaaaaatgagaaaaatagNCTATCTTATGTATGATGTTTTCTAAAgatcatcaataaaaaaaaaacctatacaTCTTTTCTTAAGTCATTTAAGGTGATGGTGGCATGAAATTTTTGTAGTCGTTTTAACGAGCTAaatgtattgaatttttttttattcagtaAAGATATTGGGGGTGCGCATGGGCCTCTGTTGGAAAGAAAGAGTGCGGCTTTACATGCATAACATTATTAGACAAGATTAAAAGATGTTGGCACATGATGGAGCCAAAATGTACAAATTCTTTAACACGATTTCTTGAAAAGTTTACTTATTCAAAGATTTTTCAGTAGTCGGCTTTGTTTGTCTCATATAGTGATGTTCTCCGTTTGTTTGGTTGACGAATAATATGACCCTCAGAAAGAGTGGGGACTCGGTCATCACTCATCTATGAGTAccaatagataaaaataaatttattgagtgatataaataaataagatgttgtatttgtttatagatatttgatttaaaagaaatttgaaaataaaaatattgtttggcTAACAATACTAGAACCAGACTGAACTAAACCGGTGTCAaagtaaccaaaccaaaacatagGAACAGCCACTTAGTCGGAACCAAACTATCTTCAAAGATAAACTTAAGTCGTGGCGATGTGGCAAACCTAATCTATAAGATGAGGTCAAAGATTCTCTCCATTTCTATCATAGTTTTTGGATTGATTTACAGTTGTTTTCTCATTGTCATATGCTAAGTATTTAGATTATCTTCCGTTTTTGAGTAAATTTCTATGTTCTCGCTGATTCACATTTACTACGACACATGTGAAAGTTTTATTCAACACGTCTCTCTCCGCTTACTAGGTtaaaaaagaaccaaaccaaaaaaaatctaaacctttAACAAGAATATATAGAGAAGCCAGTCGATCAAATTACAAACACATCTCTTCTTTCGAAACTCAAACACAATTCTCTTAACAATGGATTCAATTCAACAAGACATGTTCTCTTGTCTTCCCGACGTTATTTTAATTGTGATAATCTCTTTCTTGCCGTTTAAGGATTGCGTACGCACCAGTCTTCTCTCCAGGAGGTGGAGGTATCTATGCCATGAGAccaaaaacctttcttttaaGGAATCCGACTACGTGAGTAGTTCTATCACTGACGATGAGTTTGCAAGATATGACGCTAGGGTTTCCTTTTTTCGTTTTATTGATACATGGATCTCTAGAATTCATGATCAAGTCGTGGAAAGTTTTGAGATCTGTTTCTCTAATCCGGTGGGTTTCGCGGCTTCCATCGAGGCTCTAATCGAATTTGCGGTCTCCAAGGGAGTGAAGAAGTTAGTTATTGATTTATCAAACCCTGCGTGGAGAAGATACAATGATGTATCATATCATCATTTTGTTGTTACATTGCCAGAAAGTGTTTACAGTCTAACAACCCTGGAGACACTCAAAATTTACGGGTGCAACTTTGATCCTTCAAAATTCACAAACAAGGGATCGTTAAGAAGACTCTTTTTCGGTTGGATGAGACTAGAACAGCTCGACTCTTTGCTATCCAAATATCCTTCCCTCCATAGTCTAAGTATCAAACAATGTTGGGGCTTGGATATCAGATCGATAGCCGGACAGTTAAGAGAGATAGACGTTGAGAATTCCGACTTCAGTTACATGCAATGTGCCTTTGACTTGCCTAATATATACAGCTTGAGGTACGCCGGCCAACTTTTTGACTTGCACTTCGACATGAAGACGATCATagaatatgtatatttagattttgaGGTAGAGGCCGTGCATGAGGAACCAAGTGAGTCAACACGAATAGACGGTGAAGTTATTTCTGGTTATCTCAATGGTCTACGAGCAGCTCGCACTATAACTGTCTGTCCTTATCTCCTTCAGgtatatttaaatgtttacaTCTTTAGATTAGATTTTGATAGTA from Camelina sativa cultivar DH55 chromosome 7, Cs, whole genome shotgun sequence includes the following:
- the LOC104705018 gene encoding putative F-box/LRR-repeat protein At5g54820; translated protein: MDSIQQDMFSCLPDVILIVIISFLPFKDCVRTSLLSRRWRYLCHETKNLSFKESDYVSSSITDDEFARYDARVSFFRFIDTWISRIHDQVVESFEICFSNPVGFAASIEALIEFAVSKGVKKLVIDLSNPAWRRYNDVSYHHFVVTLPESVYSLTTLETLKIYGCNFDPSKFTNKGSLRRLFFGWMRLEQLDSLLSKYPSLHSLSIKQCWGLDIRSIAGQLREIDVENSDFSYMQCAFDLPNIYSLRYAGQLFDLHFDMKTIIEYVYLDFEVEAVHEEPSESTRIDGEVISGYLNGLRAARTITVCPYLLQTIPECDSPDCLLYPMETQHLVLRTKMHTKEFNGIRILLENCPKLESLTFDILPPHPLPRTLSYRGIDPRTYWMVNRTYTCLMKTLKVVVVRNFGGSFNELNILRYLIRCGSEYRPVLERVELYVPNGMDKSQAMAVHAKAEMLQKISKHVQILCAQCLTS